In Vitis riparia cultivar Riparia Gloire de Montpellier isolate 1030 chromosome 19, EGFV_Vit.rip_1.0, whole genome shotgun sequence, the following proteins share a genomic window:
- the LOC117909529 gene encoding uncharacterized protein At4g15545-like, whose protein sequence is MSQNSNYNSGSGPDFNITDDILAVIPTDPYDQLDLARKITSMAIASRVSKLESEVGRLRQMMYEKDRVAFDLEEKVSQLERAYQESESRLKMVIDENTRLSKERDSLAMTAKKMGRDLAKLETFKRQLMQSLSDDNSSQTETVDIGTCDQSIPKAYPDIDDGTNSYVVNQPLSGFTEYRNSTDEASRLAVQRFSVTPYITPRFTPSGTPKIFSTGGSPRGYSAVASPNKTSGATSPTKSQYDGRGALSSWYPSSQQSSAANSPPRARPLPARTPRIDGKEFFRQARSRLSYEQFSAFLANIKELNAQKQSREETLRKAEEIFGTDNKDLYLSFQGLLNRNPH, encoded by the exons ATGTCGCAGAACAGCAATTACAACTCCGGAAGTGGGCCGGACTTCAATATAACGGATGACATATTAGCTGTGATTCCGACGGACCCGTACGATCAGCTGGATCTGGCTCGGAAGATCACATCCATGGCGATCGCATCGCGAGTATCGAAGCTGGAGTCGGAGGTTGGTAGGCTGCGGCAGATGATGTATGAGAAGGATCGGGTGGCATTCGATCTCGAAGAGAAGGTGTCGCAACTTGAGAGGGCGTATCAGGAGAGCGAGTCGCGGTTGAAGATGGTTATCGACGAAAAT ACAAGGCTTTCAAAGGAGCGAGACTCATTGGCGATGACTGCAAAGAAAATGGGCCGTGATCTGGCTAAG ttgGAGACATTCAAGAGGCAACTGATGCAGTCATTAAGTGATGATAATTCATCT CAAACTGAGACTGTTGATATTGGGACCTGTGACCAGTCAATTCCTAAGGCCTATCCTGATATAG ATGATGGAACAAATAGCTATGTGGTGAATCAACCTCTTAGTGGCTTTACAGAATATAGAAACTCTACTGATGAAG CTTCGAGGCTTGCAGTGCAAAGATTTTCTGTGACCCCATATATCACACCGCGCTTCACTCCAAGTGGAACCCCAAAAATCTTTTCTACAGGTGGGTCCCCAAGAGGTTATTCTGCTGTAGCATCTCCAAATAAAACTTCTGGTGCCACATCTCCCACAAAATCCCAATATGATGGACGGGGTGCACTATCGTCTTGGTATCCCTCGAGTCAGCAGTCATCTGCAGCTAACTCTCCCCCTCGTGCACGTCCCCTACCAG cACGAACTCCTCGAATTGATGGCAAGGAGTTCTTCCGTCAAGCCAG GAGCCGTCTGTCCTATGAACAGTTCAGTGCGTTTCTAGCTAACATTAAGGAATTAAATGCTCAAAAGCAATCACGAGAG GAAACTTTAAGGAAAGCAGAAGAGATATTTGGGACAGATAACAAGGATCTTTACCTATCATTTCAAGGATTGCTTAACCGCAACCCACACTAG